The following nucleotide sequence is from Solanum dulcamara chromosome 7, daSolDulc1.2, whole genome shotgun sequence.
TTCTGCTTTTCTTGTATTGCTCTTGTTGTTTTCTGGATATATTAATGCTTAGACGTGGTTCTTGGAAGTGCCCAAGAGCCATGAACGTTTTAatagaaaaagggaaaaaaaaaaaaaacgaactGCAATTTGCAACCATCCTTTTAATTCTGGATAATGAAAGTAGCAGATACTAAAGTGGCAGCCACCCTGCCCTCAGCCCTTGCAGCAGTACGGGCAGCCATCAACTTGACATTAGTTATAAATAGACGAAATCCAATTCTCTAAAATTgacatcaactttcacttaaaCATCTTAATTAGGCTTTATTCATTTTAGATACCTCAAGTAAGGCTCCGATGAACAAAGCctaattaagatatttaaatgaaagttggtgccaacttaaTATACAAacgaattttaaattttatcttaattatataaatagatatttaaatttatgtaccttcaaataaagcataaatgTCACGTGACATTAAaaatactacaacaacaacagcccagtgaaatcccacatcgtggggtctacGTGACATTAAAAATACGCTTATATATTATGCTTCATATAACTAAATGATGATTATCCACCTCACCATGTTTTACATGATCATAAATGAGTGAGGTAACCGTCTTTGACTTACTAAATTAATGATAATTAGCTTAACCCCTTCTGATTTTCAGGGACATCATTATAAATTATTAACTTACAAAGTGATGATAGAGAGAAGTTTTAAAGTTAGATTTTTCATATAGTCACTTAATTAataattgttattttaaaaaaaataattaaagaaaaattaaaataaaaaaaaatgtaatattTTAGAGATGATATTTATTAATTGAATGATTATCTTAAAAATCAACCCATAATATAAGATATTAATTAACTATTGAGTATTTTGaactatgattattttttaGTGATAATCTTTAAGTTTTAAGACTTATCCTTTTTgtaagaagaataagaaaacgTCTTAGTCGCTTGTAATTTACGTAATTTGCTAGAAAAAATTCCGTGCACGCCTAGTTCTTTTGAGAATTTGGTTGTCATTAGAAccttaaattctttttttttccagttaaATCATATTATAATTGGTCTAATATACCAAAAATCCAAATTAAGCTTGAAATGGTACTGCAACTGGACTCTAAATCAATTTCTGTTTTTACTGTATTTGGTATAAATTGTAGTACTCCGgccgtttaaaaaagaatgacctactttcttttttggtatgttttaaaaagaatgaccCATTTTCGtttttgacaaaattttaatttcaacttttcacgtgACATGTTTAAGGCTATAAGATTAAAGCGTATTTTGGTATATTTAACAAAACTTTAATTTAGGACCACAAGAttgaaaaatcttttttattttcttaaattccgtatcaaattaaatcaaatcattttttttaacacGGAGGGAGTGATATTTATAGGGTTTTCTGCGTAGATTCTATTAATGATATATTGCCAAAAAAGAGGGTCAACAGGAGGTATAGTTACGTTTAGGGTAGCCGGGTGGGGCATGGTATGACATTGAAAATTTTCGTTcggttattttaatttttaaaataatattctcTTATCATATCAAATTAATTTGGTATGATTCGATATTGATATTTGTGGTTCGTTAAATTGATAATCATAGTTTGATCCATTTTAATTTACATATACTCATATGATAGAAAATTATGACTTTGACTATTCAAAAAACgtcttaattatatatatgagcaACTTATAAATGTAGAAATATTCAAAACAGAAAAACGCCTAAAATGTCCTTGAACTATTGGAAAAGGTACAAAAATGCTCCTCATCTATCTATTGGGTCTAAAATACTCtgacatccacctttaggtcAAAAATTCACAATTTCTTTAACAGAAAAGGACATTTTGGGCCCAATAGATGAATGATGACATTTTTATacaattttcaatagttcgagggcattttaggccattttaacagaattttaattaaataatttgaataattttttttaaacacgtggcggtcatctattggttacaatttaactatttaaaattaattataaatcaaaatttatttaatagaattttaattaaataatttgaataaatttttaaacacgtggcgaccatttattgattataatttaatatttaaaattaattataaattaaaatttatttaccataatttttattaattaattagaataatttttttaaatatgtggcggccatctattagttacaatttaataaaaatcaaaatttatttaacaaaattttaattaaataatttgaatgtttttttaaaatacgtGGCAGCCATctgttggttataatttaattatttaaaaataattataaattaaaaattatttaacagaattttaactAAATACGTGATTGGCCATCTATTGgctataatttaataatttaaaattaattaaaatcaaaatttatttaaaataatttgaattaaataatttgaataatttttttaaacacgtgtcGGCCATCCATTGATTATAATTTAACtattcaaaattaattataaatcaaaatttatttaacagaattttaattacggAAAATGGCTtaaaatgccctcgaactattgaaaatggtacaaaaatgccctCAATCATCTATTGAGCCTAAAATGTTCTTTTTCGTGgaagaaaatgtcatttttggatCTAAAGGTAGATgtgaagggcattttaggccaaTAGATAAATGAGGGgcatttttatatcattttcaacAGTTGAAGAACATTTTATCCGGTTCAAAATAAAGTACAAATAATTTCCTACGTCTATCAATTAACCAAAGAGAACATTTCAATCAAGATAAGAATAGTCAAAAATCCAACATCTGAATAATTAGTTTTGTACTAATATTATCGTATATATTTgctaatatttataataatatatattaattttctaTGCAACTAAATACTTTAAAAtgatattcaatatttttttatataaatattaaatatcaaCTTTTTTAAGAATGCATATCAAATAccatattaaatattataatattaaaagtGTGATATcaaaaatttgtatatttttctttttccaaagtAAACCTCCTTTTGGATATCGATTTCTATGCTTTTTTGAAAGGCTACAATGACGAAATAAATTTCAGTACATTTGTGTCAGTTTTTCCCcccgccccccccccccaaaaaaaaacccgaaaatGATGGAAGCAATCAACCCAAGTGATGGATACCCTTCAGGGTCTCCGTGGCCCAACAAAAAAAGTGGTTCCCGAtttctattttttcattttctttccttaTTGGCGTAAAGGTTTATGGCCCTTTCAGTAACACTTTGTAGCTTTTAGCAATTGGCATGGCGTCTACATCAAAGAAATGGGCACGGGACGTCTATTTCGTTGCGTCCAGGCTATACTTTCTTCTAATACTTTTCCAAGTCCCCCTTTTCAGGTTCTAATTTGCTTCTGAATCAATTCTCCATTCCAACAAATGTtaggtctttttttttttatgaacatcGAACGCATTTTCCTTTTAGAAAATTAATGGCCTTTGATGAGGAATACTTATTAATGTTCGCAATGCAGTAGATTCACCTTAATTGTTTCTAGGTTCAATTAATGTTCGTTAATGGAACGAATCAAGCCAGTATCCTATGATTGTGCCTTttgtatttatgaaattttatgaCTTTGATTGCAGATTCCCGTGTAGAATTGGTACATGTACCACACCAATTGAGGTGTCACTGTCTCTATTGTACGCAAATGGAATCGTTTCGGGAGGTATGGTAAAAACCCTGATTTACCCAGGAGCCGTAGCAAAGGCCATTTATAAGAACAACGCCATTCCAAGCTATGGAAAGCTTCTAGAAGCCTACAAATTCACCAGCATAAAGGAATCTCACGTAACACATGATCTCCAGAACTTAGAGGTTAATTATCAATTTATAATTCTGTTTTAATTTgggggttcttcttcttcactacttttttttttaaaatttttttttttggttttgggTGACCACAGGTTATAGTAGGTAGTTACTTGTCGGTGGCAGGAGCACTTTTGGGTCTAATGAAATCAGGGAGATTTGGTCTTACTGGAATCCTTCTCATCACATGGGGTCTTGACAAGCAAGTACTTTTTAGGAATTCCACAAGTGTAGTCATATACCCAACTATGCTAATTGCTTTGCTTTCTGCCTTCTTTTCTATCAGAGCAGATGTCACAAGGGTGATACGTTTCTCCAAACAACAGGCCTCTTTTAGAAATGAACAAAAGATAACTAGAGTTAGATATACTAGCTGATTGATTGCcactttcttattatttttttgtcacaTGTTTAGGATGAAACACCTTTTGATCAACATTTCTTCATAAAATGATTACTATAGTGCAGTAATTTTGATGCTGACAAGTACCAAATGCTGAGTCAGAGTGGCACTTGTAACATGAGCCATTGGTGCATTTATTTTCATACCTCAATCATGGTGACGAAGTACTTTGTTTCCTATAAAAGTCTTtgcttttctatttttctttcttgtagTGTCATTAGTCCTTACTTATAGAGAAAATTAAGTAAACACAGTAGGTCCCGTCTTGTTTGTACAGTTAGaagtttgttttcttttaaaattataaacacCTGCAATTTATATACAGAAGAAACATTGATATCAATAAGAATTGTGATGGAATGatcattatttcatcattttttaacGTGTTTAAATTTACGATATGAAGTTGTATTTGTTAGAAATGGAAGATGACCAAAAATATAgcatattttcatttttcaatagAGAATCTAATGTGGGCGTAGCCCCCACTTTGTGATGAATCATATGGGGGGACCCAGCGGCAGCAAGAAAGCACCATCCTACACTAGGTAACAACGATTTgtctttttgttttttggttCAGTAGGTTAATTATTTGTCTAGCAAATGGGAAAATGTGATGGAGAAAGATAAAACATAAAAGAGATTCCTTCCATAGTGAGCAGTAGAAATCAGTGGAGTAACTGATTGGTGAATAGTGGAGCTGACCCACTTGCAATGAACAATAAGATCTCCTTCCTACTAGGGATTCTTCTCAATTACAAAGAAAAATATTCTGAGTTTTCGCTTCATACCAGGTTTTGCTTTTCTCAAATTCTTTTTGGGAAAAGCTTGTTAGTGACTTGGAAAAGTTACTACCTTTTAGCTCAAGATTCTTTTCTAGTACAAAGAATCTTCTACTGAGAGTTCAGTGACCCTCAACTAGAGAGTCGGCTGCATCATGGAAGCTAAGAATATTCTCAGAATCATAAGAAAATTTGCAGTTGCAGAGGTGTTTTTATGCTTCTAATGGCTAGCTGCTGTTGGGGGGTTTACACATTTGCTGCAAATTTCTTGCTATTCATCTGTTTACCATCTTCCGGATAAAGCAAGATTTTCCCAGGAGTTGAAGAATCCTGTTTCAGGTAAAAATGGGtactattttttattgattCCGATCTAAGAGGACTAACCCTGCTGCAGTTTTGTAATTCTGATTTACTTTTTGACCCAAAAAGATAGATTCTCTCTCAGGTTTAGAAGAGTTGGTCAACTTTGTAGAGAAGAATGATGATGTCTTTCAATTCATTGAACTATTCAACATGTACATTAACACGTATGAACAGCCACCATAGCCATaacagaacaagaaaaagtccAGCTCTGGCCACACCTCCTTCATCCATCATCTCGCAAACTGTAGAAAGCAGAAATCTAGCCAACTCAATGGAGAATTCTCCTGTAGATAAGGCTTCAAAGCGTCCTGATTCTTCTGTTTTGCTTACCCATGAAAATGCAATAGGGATCATTGGGGGTTTATCCATTAGAACCACTCTCAATTTTGTGAGCAAGCTTGTCACATGGAGTTCCAAAGATGGAGGAAATGGCCTTCCTTTTGTTCTTTGTTCCGATCCGGTTCTTAACAATGAGCTTTCATTCCATGAAAAAGGTTCGAGATCTTACCCCTCTggtaaaaatgaaaagttactAAAAGATCATACTCCAATTGTTGAAAATCTTAGGCACAAAAGGATCTTTCTTGAGAAATCTGGAGCTCGATGCATTGTCATGCCTTGTTACATATCACATTCTTGGCATGATGAGGTTGCACTAGGGTCTTCAGTTCCTTTCCTTCATATGGGTGAGTGTGTGGCCAAGGAGCTCAAAGAAGCGAATTTGCGACCAGTAGAAGCTGGGAGTACTCTGCGCATTGGAGTTCTGGCTTCCGATGCAACTTTGTCTGCTGGATTTTATCAAGAGAAACTTCAAAATGAGGTATCGACAGTTCTTGGAACTCTTTATCTCATACCTTTATGTGATTGTTTCAACCATCTAAGTATGTGTCTCTAGTTTTAGTATATGACTAGTTCAAGAAACAACCATCTTTCCTCTATTTATCCTGTTTTAACAACTTTGTAACTTGTGAATTCATTATGATTAAAGAAATGTGGACATGTAGGTTAATCAATTTTGAGTATTGTTACTATTCACTGAATGCTATTGGAGGCATGTCCAGAGAGAGACAGGATAGCCCTCTGTTCTAAGTCACAGTGAAAGATGCTGTAGGTATTTGGATGACAGTGCTTCAATCTACTTGTCATTTccctttcttaaaaaaaaagttcttCTCATTTCCCTAATTAGAGATGCTTGTCAATTTTCTTGCTTCAAAGGAagctatacatatatttttcgtTTGAAAACCTATATGTGTGAGCCTATAAGTACTACCAACCAGCAGGCATGTGAAACATCAAGTTTTGGATATGTCAATGGCACAGTAATAATATAGTTAGGTGATTTTATTCATCATCAGTTGGTGTATCACTGATGGTCATTTGTTGTCCCGATTTTACTGAGTGTAGGGTTTTGAAGTTGTGCTTCCAGATAAGGCAACTATGGAACACACAGTAATCCCTTCGGTAGAAGCCTTAAACAGGAAGGACATTGAGGGGGCACAGAATTTGTTCAGAATCACGCTACAAGTTCTTCTGGTAAGGGCAGTTAACACTATCATAATTGCCTCAGATGACATGCGTGATTTGTTACCTCCAGATGATCCGCTTCTGAAGAAATGTGTCGACCCAATAGATGCATTGGCCAGGTCAACTGTGAAATTTGTTCAGTCAGTTGAAGCAAATGCATAAATACACCCACACACAGGCGGAGCCACACGTCTGTTTACAGGTTCAGTAGAACCCAATCCCAAACGGTGTATTTCTGTTTAATAGTCCACttaatttgaataataaattatttagaaGAATCAGAACCCAATAAGCTTGTCTTTTCTAGAATCTAGAACCCATAAATTTAAAATCCTGGGTTCGCCTCTACACCCACAAACATAGTTACAGATTAAATTTTATTGAATCTTGGTAGCGTTTGTAATTCCTTAGGAGTCATTGATTTTTATCTTGAAAGAATATGGGCTCTATCGCCCCTCAAATATGTAATATACCAAGGGGAGGTGTATCTGGATAAAACATCAAATGAAAACGAATGTATTAATATTGTGAACTGGCTTCTTTTAGgatgagtcattttctttaagattaCTTGTGTTTGTTACATTCCCATCTTGAGGGCCTGTTAACTCCATTGAATGCAATTGGAATAGCTTGTGATTTGTAATCCTGGACGGTTCTTCcccagaggaagaagaaaaacaagttTTGAAGATTTCAAATCCAAAATGGCTATGAATACAATTTAGAAAAGTCCAATGGAATAACAGTGTGTTTGCTTTTAAAAGAAAAGCCTCTATTTTAGTAGAAAGTGCAAACCAGCAGCACTCCTCACCTTCTCCCGTCCCCCCACTTAAATCACGTAAACTATAACATACACCATACAGTGCCGACCACTCTCCAAACAAGAATCACCTGAAGTATTGAACCCACCTAGTAAGAAAAACATGAAAAGTCAGTAACTTTTTACATTCTTGCATGAAAATAACCATATCCCCTTCAACTATTTAATGCTTTCTTCACTCCATGAAAATAACCAATATCCAAACAAAGAAGCTAACCATCTCTCTGTTTTACTAAAGCAACTTCACAAGTTCTTTTCTGCTCTTTGCTACAAATGCATTTCAAAGATACTTGATTTTACATAATGCAGCTAATCGTTCGCTTAATCTCATTTTTGCTACTTTTACAAGTAGAAATAGTTGGAGGTTTTCAAGAAAATGTCACAAATGGCTCGACCAAATCTTCTTCAATATGGCTTAAAAGAGTGGTGAAGAATCCACGAGCCATTGGGTGCGGGAATAGGCCCTGGATTTGCAATGAAGGGGAGTTTCCTCCAAGAATAAAGAAGCGTTGTTGCAGGAATCGCTGTATTGATGTCACCTCTGATGCGAATAACTGTGGATTGTGTGGAATAAGATGTCCCTTCACATGGCAATGCTGCCGACGAATTTGCATCAACACTAACATGAGCCCTTTTCATTGTGGAAGCTGTGTGCATAGATGCCAGCCTCCAAGCCTTTGTTATAATGGAATGTGTGGCTATGCTCAACCACTGCCACCCTGGCCGTTCCCGCCTAGGCCACCACATCCGTTCCCACCAAAGCCACCATATCCTTACCCACCAAAACTGCCTTGCTCACCACATCCGCCCTTTCCTTGGCCACCCAATCCGTACCCGCCAAGGACGCCTTGTCCACCATTCTCACCCCTGCCGTGGCTGTAATGTTGATAATGTAGCCTTTCCTTTAGATGGAAAACCTCAGCAGAACTCTCAAACGTCATCGCCAATTTCTTAATTTCATCCTCGACGTCTTTTTCCAGAGTTTGATTCTTGTTCTATGGTTCATAGAAGAAGACTACACTGTGATATCTCTATGAATTGTTCATCTAAAAGTATATCTTTCCTCGTCTCAATTCCTCGATCATTGTAATTGTGATTtcattttcaagttttttgATCATGTCTCAATCAGAATCAACTTCTTTGATGTATGGATCTATGAAAATTATACTACAATTAGAAGGATAAACTAAAGTAGTAAACTCTATGGACAGGGCTGAATAACAAGACACCCACATTGTACTATTACTTATAACTTGGATCTCATCAAATACAAGCCTTTTATGATTAGTGAAGCTATACATTCATTCCAGTCAGCATAAATCATGAATATGCAGAGCAATTTATATTCTCGATAAATCTATACTACTACTAGATTTGATAATTCAGATTGTACTACTTAATATCTTATCAAATTAAAAACTTCTGCAGCTCTCACACAAGAATATTTCTGGTACCTCCTCCTCATGATCATCAATGCCAGTGCACATTGTGTGGAACCACACTTGGCAAGCATCACAATTTACCATTCTCTCCCCATCATCATCCCTGGCCCCACAAATGCAATGTACCTTTAACTTTATGGGCCCACCTTCATATCTCAGTTCAGTATCCAAGTCCAGCCCACACCCTCTCACCCAAACGTGTGCATCTCTGCCCACTGCGTATGATAGCATCCTCTCATCCTCTATTCCCCTCAAACCACCTATTTGTGTTACTACAAAGTTTTTCATTATGCAATAAGTGTCCCTTAGTGCAAATTGTGTCACTCCCTTAAGTTCACCTATTGTAATCCAAGGGggaacaaaaacaacaacaccAGGTGACAATGGACGAGTCAATTCACTCTCTAACTCGTCGAAACTCGGCAGGACTTTACATGTTAATGCcattatttgattttcttgatCCTCAAGCTTCCACTCTTTAACAAATTTCTTGCTGTCCAAGACAACCCCAGTAGCCAAACTCACTGAGTCTGACCCTGGATAACTCAAAAGCACTGTTTCATACAAGTACAAAAGATCCTGATCAATATTCATGTGTAACTCAATGTTCTCAACTCTGTTTGCATCAACAATATCTTCAAAGGCAAACTCAATCCTTTTAGTAGTGGGGTTTTTTGATCGAAAAACAATCTTGTTTCCCATTATGGATTTGTTTATGGATTTCAGTACATAATCAATCAAGCCGGTGTCGCGGATGGCTGTCCCGGCCTTATCACGCAGCTCCTGCCTAGACATAGCACCATCACCATTATTTGCTCTC
It contains:
- the LOC129893843 gene encoding uncharacterized protein LOC129893843 isoform X2; translation: MIEFPCRIGTCTTPIEVSLSLLYANGIVSGGMVKTLIYPGAVAKAIYKNNAIPSYGKLLEAYKFTSIKESHVTHDLQNLEVIVGSYLSVAGALLGLMKSGRFGLTGILLITWGLDKQVLFRNSTSVVIYPTMLIALLSAFFSIRADVTRVIRFSKQQASFRNEQKITRVRYTS
- the LOC129893843 gene encoding uncharacterized protein LOC129893843 isoform X1 encodes the protein MASTSKKWARDVYFVASRLYFLLILFQVPLFRFPCRIGTCTTPIEVSLSLLYANGIVSGGMVKTLIYPGAVAKAIYKNNAIPSYGKLLEAYKFTSIKESHVTHDLQNLEVIVGSYLSVAGALLGLMKSGRFGLTGILLITWGLDKQVLFRNSTSVVIYPTMLIALLSAFFSIRADVTRVIRFSKQQASFRNEQKITRVRYTS
- the LOC129893842 gene encoding uncharacterized protein LOC129893842, translating into MMMSFNSLNYSTCTLTRMNSHHSHNRTRKSPALATPPSSIISQTVESRNLANSMENSPVDKASKRPDSSVLLTHENAIGIIGGLSIRTTLNFVSKLVTWSSKDGGNGLPFVLCSDPVLNNELSFHEKGSRSYPSGKNEKLLKDHTPIVENLRHKRIFLEKSGARCIVMPCYISHSWHDEVALGSSVPFLHMGECVAKELKEANLRPVEAGSTLRIGVLASDATLSAGFYQEKLQNEGFEVVLPDKATMEHTVIPSVEALNRKDIEGAQNLFRITLQVLLVRAVNTIIIASDDMRDLLPPDDPLLKKCVDPIDALARSTVKFVQSVEANA
- the LOC129893844 gene encoding stigma-specific STIG1-like protein 4 → MQLIVRLISFLLLLQVEIVGGFQENVTNGSTKSSSIWLKRVVKNPRAIGCGNRPWICNEGEFPPRIKKRCCRNRCIDVTSDANNCGLCGIRCPFTWQCCRRICINTNMSPFHCGSCVHRCQPPSLCYNGMCGYAQPLPPWPFPPRPPHPFPPKPPYPYPPKLPCSPHPPFPWPPNPYPPRTPCPPFSPLPWL